A stretch of Peteryoungia algae DNA encodes these proteins:
- a CDS encoding response regulator transcription factor yields the protein MGIVEQGQPDTGETGYTVADAEANVARMKILVIEDDLEAAAYMTKAFREAGIVADHASDGESGLFMGTENTYDVMVVDRMLPRRDGLSVISELRKRGIDTPVLILSALGQVDDRVTGLRAGGDDYLPKPYAFSELLARVEVLGRRKGKPEQDMAYRVGDLELDRLSHEVKRAGKEILLQPREFRLLEYLMKNAGQVVTRTMLLENVWDYHFDPQTNVIDVHVSRLRSKIEKDFDRPLLKTVRGAGYMIKDEG from the coding sequence ATGGGGATCGTGGAACAGGGACAGCCGGACACCGGCGAAACCGGCTATACGGTGGCGGATGCCGAGGCTAATGTCGCGCGCATGAAGATACTTGTCATCGAAGACGACCTGGAAGCCGCAGCCTACATGACCAAGGCCTTTCGCGAGGCCGGCATTGTCGCCGATCACGCGAGTGACGGCGAAAGCGGTCTTTTCATGGGCACGGAAAATACCTACGACGTCATGGTCGTCGACCGTATGCTGCCGCGTCGGGATGGCCTTTCGGTCATCAGCGAGCTGCGCAAGCGTGGCATCGATACGCCGGTTCTCATCCTGTCTGCCCTCGGCCAGGTGGACGACCGTGTGACGGGTCTGCGCGCCGGCGGGGACGACTACCTGCCCAAACCCTACGCCTTTTCCGAATTGCTCGCCCGTGTCGAGGTGCTCGGCCGCCGCAAGGGCAAGCCCGAGCAGGACATGGCCTATCGCGTCGGTGATCTCGAACTCGACCGTCTGTCACACGAGGTGAAGCGGGCCGGCAAGGAAATCCTGTTGCAGCCGCGCGAATTCCGCCTGCTGGAATATCTGATGAAAAATGCCGGCCAGGTGGTGACCCGCACCATGCTGCTTGAAAACGTCTGGGACTATCACTTCGACCCGCAGACCAATGTCATCGACGTGCATGTCTCGCGCCTGCGGTCGAAGATCGAGAAGGATTTCGACCGGCCGCTCCTGAAGACCGTGCGGGGTGCCGGTTACATGATCAAGGACGAAGGCTGA
- a CDS encoding sensor histidine kinase, protein MRLKSRLGVLAKSTAVRLSALYIILFALCAAFLVFYVTGLAERIMNNQTREALRQDVTEIQGAFERGGINQLLRTLERRARQPGANLYVIASPTGEILAGNVASLQPGVFDEEGWTNFPFRYQRYTDSGVAKRHLATGHVFVLENGIRVLVGRDLGEPGKLRQLVRQALMVALLIMGVGAVVIWFAIGRNALKRIDRVSAASQKIISGDLSQRLPVSGSGDEFDRLSSSLNEMLGRIEQLNEGLRQVSDNIAHDLKTPLTRLRNKAADALDEDDAQARRAALETIISESDQLIRTFNALLMISRVEAGSIAAELTDIDISTIAADSAELYEPVAEEAGQVMVCEIAQGLSVRGNRELVGQAIANLIDNAIKYGSQGDAGSEIRVRVARGDTGLEISVSDQGAGIAEDKRAEVVKRFVRLDKSRSKPGTGLGLSLVEAIMALHGGRLVLSDTRSHPDHPGLTATMVFPGMRP, encoded by the coding sequence ATGCGGCTGAAGTCCCGTCTCGGGGTGCTGGCCAAGTCCACGGCCGTCCGGCTTTCCGCGCTCTACATCATTCTTTTCGCGCTGTGCGCCGCCTTCCTCGTCTTCTACGTGACGGGGCTTGCCGAGCGTATCATGAACAATCAGACGCGTGAGGCGCTGCGCCAGGACGTGACCGAGATCCAGGGCGCTTTCGAGCGCGGCGGGATCAACCAGCTCCTGCGGACCCTGGAACGTCGCGCGCGGCAGCCGGGTGCCAATCTCTACGTGATTGCAAGCCCGACCGGCGAGATCCTCGCCGGCAATGTCGCCTCGCTGCAGCCCGGCGTCTTCGACGAGGAGGGCTGGACCAATTTCCCCTTCCGCTACCAGCGCTATACCGACAGTGGCGTTGCGAAGCGTCATCTGGCGACCGGGCATGTCTTCGTCCTGGAGAACGGCATCCGGGTTCTGGTCGGCCGCGACCTTGGCGAGCCCGGCAAGCTGCGCCAGCTGGTGCGGCAGGCGTTGATGGTGGCGCTGCTGATCATGGGAGTCGGTGCGGTGGTCATCTGGTTTGCCATTGGCCGCAATGCGCTCAAACGCATCGACCGAGTCTCGGCGGCCAGTCAGAAGATCATTTCAGGCGATCTGTCGCAGCGTCTGCCGGTTTCCGGTTCAGGCGACGAGTTCGATCGCTTGTCCTCGTCCCTGAACGAGATGCTGGGGCGGATCGAGCAATTGAACGAAGGCCTGAGACAGGTCTCCGACAACATCGCCCATGACCTGAAGACACCGTTGACACGCCTGCGCAACAAGGCGGCCGACGCATTGGACGAGGACGATGCGCAGGCGAGAAGAGCGGCGCTGGAGACGATCATCTCCGAATCCGACCAGCTGATCCGGACGTTCAACGCGCTGCTGATGATCTCCCGCGTCGAAGCCGGGTCGATCGCGGCCGAGCTGACTGACATCGACATTTCCACCATCGCTGCCGACAGTGCCGAACTCTACGAACCCGTGGCGGAAGAGGCGGGACAGGTCATGGTCTGCGAGATCGCACAAGGACTATCGGTTCGGGGAAATCGCGAACTCGTGGGTCAGGCGATCGCCAATCTGATCGACAATGCGATCAAGTATGGCAGCCAGGGCGATGCGGGGTCCGAGATCCGCGTGCGCGTGGCGCGTGGCGACACTGGCCTGGAAATCTCAGTCTCCGATCAGGGAGCCGGCATTGCCGAAGACAAGCGGGCCGAGGTGGTCAAGCGCTTCGTCAGGCTGGATAAGAGCCGCTCGAAACCGGGCACAGGATTGGGACTCTCTCTGGTCGAGGCGATCATGGCCCTGCATGGCGGGCGGCTTGTCCTCTCCGACACCCGCAGCCATCCCGACCATCCGGGCCTGACGGCGACGATGGTCTTTCCCGGAATGAGGCCGTAA
- a CDS encoding bifunctional [glutamine synthetase] adenylyltransferase/[glutamine synthetase]-adenylyl-L-tyrosine phosphorylase has product MGDGRTSRLSDVVEGVIRPLNQTELKAAVSLLKDLTKQEAGLAEHLSAEGPLRQFVLAAFTLSPYLRDVANLTPSLLLEAIASPLEPQLLDAVEEARTAWRPDASGVAPAETDVMARLRRAKRKVAFLSALADLARVFTARDTTAWLSAVADAAVAAAIDHLLLTGHYGGKLTLKDRDNPAHGSGLIVLGMGKLGARELNYSSDIDLVIFYDPEAGILKDPDEAMETYGRMMRRLVRILQERTADGYVFRTDLRLRPDPGSTPLAVPVEAALIYYEGRGQNWERAAFIKARPVAGDLKAGEGFLRELVPFVFRKYLDYAAIADIHSIKRQIHVHKGHGAIAVKGHNVKLGRGGIREIEFFAQTQQLIAGGRMPDLRCRPTEEALKALAAARWIDDQTAEELTDCYWFLRDVEHRIQMVHDEQTHVLPETEAELKRIAFMLGFIDTTAFSRALETALKTVEKRYARLFEKEEGLSSSTGNLVFTGQKDDPDTLKTLKDLGFERPEDISRVIRTWHYGRYRATQSVEARERLTAMTPDLLKAFGESRRADEALLRFDNFLSGLPAGIQLFSLLGNNPALLHRIVNIMAAAPRLAEIIAQRPHVFDGMLDPVLLVELPTRDYLGRRLKSFLSGATHYEEILDRLRIFAAEQRFLIGIRLLTSAIGGAQAGHAFTDLAGLVIDEALKAVVAEMEIAHGKIPGGRVALAGMGKLGSYELTAGSDVDLILLYEHDEDAPESDGVKSLDPVRYFTRLTQRLIAALSAPTAEGVLYEVDMRLRPSGNKGPVATRLRSFARYQREEAWTWEHMALSRARMLCGDQSLIKEAEGIIEEVLGAPRDTAKTVKDVVEMRALIEQEKPPKDIWDMKLIPGGLIDIEFIAQYLALTAPAKGLHVRTNELSTADALKALGELIDPNDLDTCLTALKLYTDLSQVIRLCIDGPFEPANVPAGLTDRLARAADCPDLKTTEAEIKRLAKAVRKVFARVVA; this is encoded by the coding sequence ATGGGAGACGGCAGGACGAGCAGATTGTCCGATGTGGTGGAGGGCGTGATCCGTCCACTGAACCAGACGGAATTGAAGGCTGCAGTCAGCCTGCTGAAGGACCTGACGAAGCAGGAGGCGGGGCTTGCCGAACATCTGTCGGCAGAGGGGCCGCTGCGCCAATTCGTGCTCGCGGCCTTTACACTCTCTCCCTATCTGCGCGATGTCGCGAACCTCACGCCATCCTTGCTGCTCGAAGCCATAGCATCGCCGCTGGAGCCGCAACTCCTCGACGCAGTCGAGGAGGCCCGCACCGCCTGGAGGCCCGATGCCTCCGGTGTCGCTCCTGCGGAGACGGATGTCATGGCGCGGCTGCGACGCGCCAAGCGCAAGGTCGCCTTCCTGAGCGCGCTCGCCGATCTCGCCCGCGTCTTTACGGCGCGCGACACCACCGCCTGGCTGAGCGCCGTGGCGGATGCCGCGGTGGCGGCAGCCATCGACCACCTGCTTCTCACAGGTCATTACGGCGGCAAGCTGACGCTGAAGGATCGCGACAATCCGGCCCATGGCAGCGGGCTCATCGTGCTGGGCATGGGCAAGCTCGGCGCGCGCGAGCTAAACTATTCCTCCGATATCGACCTCGTCATCTTCTACGATCCGGAAGCCGGCATCCTGAAGGATCCCGATGAAGCAATGGAAACCTATGGGCGGATGATGCGTCGTCTGGTGCGCATCCTGCAGGAGCGGACCGCAGACGGCTATGTCTTCCGTACAGATCTGAGGCTGCGGCCCGATCCGGGCTCGACGCCGCTTGCCGTGCCGGTCGAGGCGGCACTTATCTATTACGAGGGCAGGGGACAGAACTGGGAACGCGCCGCCTTCATCAAGGCTCGGCCCGTGGCCGGCGACCTGAAGGCGGGCGAGGGTTTCCTGCGTGAACTCGTGCCCTTCGTCTTCCGCAAATATCTCGACTACGCGGCGATCGCAGACATCCACTCGATCAAGCGCCAGATCCATGTGCACAAGGGGCATGGCGCGATCGCGGTCAAGGGGCACAACGTCAAGCTCGGGCGCGGCGGCATTCGCGAGATCGAGTTCTTCGCCCAGACCCAGCAGCTGATCGCCGGCGGCCGCATGCCGGACCTGCGTTGCCGGCCGACCGAGGAGGCCTTGAAGGCGCTCGCCGCCGCCCGCTGGATCGATGATCAGACGGCGGAGGAACTTACCGACTGCTACTGGTTCCTGCGTGACGTCGAGCACCGCATCCAGATGGTGCATGACGAGCAGACCCACGTCCTGCCGGAAACGGAGGCGGAGCTGAAGCGCATCGCCTTCATGCTGGGTTTCATCGACACGACGGCCTTTTCCCGGGCCCTGGAAACGGCACTGAAAACGGTCGAGAAAAGGTATGCCCGGCTGTTCGAAAAGGAGGAGGGCCTGTCGAGTTCGACCGGCAATCTCGTCTTTACCGGCCAGAAGGACGATCCGGATACGCTGAAGACCCTGAAGGACCTCGGTTTCGAACGGCCGGAGGACATCTCACGCGTCATCCGGACCTGGCACTACGGTCGCTACCGTGCGACGCAATCGGTCGAGGCCCGCGAGCGGCTGACCGCGATGACGCCGGATCTGCTGAAAGCCTTCGGCGAAAGCCGGCGTGCCGACGAGGCGTTGCTGCGCTTCGACAACTTCCTCTCGGGCCTTCCTGCCGGCATCCAGCTCTTCTCCCTGCTCGGCAACAATCCCGCCCTTCTTCACCGGATCGTCAACATCATGGCGGCCGCACCGCGGCTCGCCGAGATCATCGCGCAGCGACCGCATGTCTTCGACGGCATGCTGGATCCGGTCCTCCTGGTCGAGCTTCCCACCCGCGACTATCTCGGCAGGCGACTGAAGAGTTTTCTCTCCGGCGCCACCCACTACGAGGAAATTCTCGACCGGCTGCGCATCTTCGCCGCCGAGCAGCGCTTCCTCATCGGCATTCGGCTGCTGACCAGCGCGATCGGTGGCGCGCAGGCCGGCCATGCCTTCACCGATCTCGCCGGCCTCGTCATCGACGAGGCGCTGAAGGCTGTGGTGGCAGAAATGGAGATCGCCCATGGCAAGATCCCCGGCGGCCGCGTCGCTCTGGCGGGCATGGGCAAGCTCGGCTCCTACGAATTGACGGCGGGCTCCGATGTCGATCTGATCCTGCTGTACGAACATGACGAGGATGCGCCGGAATCGGACGGGGTGAAGTCGCTCGATCCCGTGCGGTATTTCACCAGGCTCACGCAGCGGCTGATCGCGGCGCTTTCGGCGCCGACGGCAGAAGGTGTGCTCTACGAGGTCGACATGCGGCTGAGACCCTCCGGCAACAAGGGGCCCGTCGCGACAAGGCTCAGATCCTTTGCCCGCTACCAGCGCGAGGAGGCATGGACCTGGGAGCATATGGCGCTGTCCAGGGCGCGCATGCTGTGTGGCGATCAGAGCCTGATCAAGGAGGCCGAAGGCATCATCGAGGAAGTGCTCGGCGCGCCACGGGATACGGCGAAGACCGTCAAGGATGTCGTCGAGATGCGGGCGCTGATCGAGCAGGAGAAGCCGCCGAAAGACATCTGGGATATGAAGCTCATTCCCGGCGGCTTGATCGACATCGAGTTCATTGCGCAATATCTGGCGCTGACGGCGCCGGCCAAGGGGCTCCACGTCCGGACCAATGAGCTTTCGACGGCGGACGCGTTGAAGGCCCTGGGTGAGCTCATCGATCCGAACGATCTCGATACCTGCCTGACAGCCTTGAAGCTCTACACCGATCTGTCGCAGGTAATCCGTCTTTGCATCGATGGTCCCTTCGAACCGGCAAACGTCCCGGCGGGTCTCACAGATCGCCTGGCGCGCGCGGCCGACTGCCCGGATCTGAAGACCACGGAAGCCGAGATCAAGCGGCTGGCGAAGGCGGTGCGCAAGGTATTTGCGCGGGTCGTGGCCTGA
- a CDS encoding oligosaccharide flippase family protein: MASAGKPRNRLYVNFIINLIGALLPIPVMILTVPVYIDYVGDARYGVISLIWVMIGYLGFLELGLAPATINALARLDHSDQRERARVIVTSFTINASMTFFGAFLLYLLGSYIVGGVVQVPIEIEDEVKAAMPWIALLLPLVILNGAGIDAIEARENFALANVLQVSGAIFAQILPLAFAVFVSPDLGTVIPGAVLARVLLMLAIFVAINSIEGPIRITDFDMDRARKLLSYGGWVTISSVLTPILGSLDQLMVGRFFGVAAVTYYAVPLNLISRSQIIPGAISRAIFPRLASSMPDEAKALSARVLVITALLYGGICASTILLMDPLLTLWLGDAFADRAGVPATILVTSIWLNSLIFAPYWLIHSQHRPDLIAKLHLGLLLPFAGVLVLLTMQFGIVGAAVAAALRSLFDFGGHLALSGILRRVVLPLALPFALLAAATFAHLTIDDWLTAFILACAVWPLVALLVFLLDRATFNLLLGFGLKPLKLISGRGGA, encoded by the coding sequence ATGGCCAGTGCAGGCAAGCCGCGCAATCGGCTCTATGTCAATTTCATCATCAACCTGATCGGCGCCCTGCTGCCGATCCCGGTGATGATCCTGACGGTCCCCGTCTATATCGATTATGTCGGCGATGCCCGATACGGCGTCATCTCGCTGATCTGGGTGATGATCGGCTATCTCGGCTTTCTCGAACTCGGTCTGGCACCCGCCACGATCAACGCGCTGGCCCGCCTTGACCATTCCGATCAGCGCGAACGCGCCCGGGTCATCGTCACCTCCTTTACGATCAATGCGTCGATGACCTTCTTCGGCGCCTTCCTGCTTTATCTGCTCGGTTCCTACATCGTCGGCGGCGTGGTGCAGGTGCCGATCGAGATCGAGGATGAAGTGAAGGCGGCCATGCCCTGGATCGCCCTTCTCCTGCCCCTCGTCATCCTGAACGGTGCCGGCATCGATGCGATCGAGGCGCGGGAGAATTTTGCGCTCGCCAATGTGCTGCAGGTCTCGGGCGCTATCTTCGCACAGATCCTGCCGCTCGCCTTCGCGGTCTTTGTCTCGCCAGATCTCGGCACAGTCATCCCCGGCGCGGTGCTTGCCCGGGTGCTGCTGATGCTCGCCATCTTCGTCGCTATCAACTCGATCGAGGGACCGATCCGGATCACCGATTTCGACATGGACCGGGCACGCAAGCTTCTCTCCTATGGCGGCTGGGTGACGATTTCGTCGGTGCTGACCCCGATTCTCGGCTCTCTCGACCAGTTGATGGTCGGACGTTTCTTCGGCGTCGCAGCGGTCACCTATTACGCCGTGCCGCTCAACCTGATCTCGCGCAGCCAGATCATCCCCGGCGCCATCTCGCGGGCGATTTTCCCGCGGCTCGCCAGTTCCATGCCGGACGAAGCCAAGGCACTCAGCGCCCGCGTCCTCGTCATCACGGCACTCCTCTATGGCGGCATCTGCGCCTCGACGATCCTGCTGATGGATCCGCTCCTGACCCTCTGGCTCGGAGACGCCTTTGCCGACCGGGCGGGTGTGCCCGCAACGATCCTCGTCACCTCGATCTGGCTCAATTCGCTGATCTTCGCGCCCTATTGGCTGATCCACAGCCAGCACCGTCCGGACCTCATCGCCAAGCTACATCTCGGCCTTCTTCTGCCCTTTGCCGGTGTCCTCGTCCTGCTGACCATGCAATTCGGCATCGTCGGGGCCGCGGTTGCGGCCGCACTCAGGTCGCTCTTCGATTTCGGCGGTCATCTTGCACTGAGCGGCATCCTGCGGCGCGTCGTCCTGCCGCTTGCCCTGCCCTTTGCGCTTCTGGCCGCCGCGACCTTTGCCCACCTGACGATCGACGACTGGCTGACCGCCTTCATTCTCGCCTGTGCCGTCTGGCCCCTGGTGGCGCTTCTGGTCTTCCTGCTCGATCGCGCAACCTTCAACCTGCTGCTCGGCTTCGGCCTGAAGCCGCTGAAGCTGATCAGCGGCCGCGGGGGCGCCTGA